The following proteins are co-located in the Anoplopoma fimbria isolate UVic2021 breed Golden Eagle Sablefish chromosome 18, Afim_UVic_2022, whole genome shotgun sequence genome:
- the taf1b gene encoding TATA box-binding protein-associated factor RNA polymerase I subunit B: MDEEHTAGYREPCAVCSAVDWGVSDEGRFYCRSCHNVIERTREVVDPNFTPGSARVSTIGKGTRTKRAERGRQWVICEGFQFILRNQCDALVRLGVSPRFKDEVLCQLWRIYLQKSRQAFTSNPMRTTRFRVRGPDSDSDSAADASVLTASETDGDTNPPSTAGSNAGSSSDWSQCSGSLDAASYLTGRLRRSRHSLMSMKKTLALLHLALVWTREPLTLSDLLRLVNDGHVPYVNAYEELPDEMKLEGKDALIFRVESVPPHRVVHRDARALILFLQLPAFPPISRQSLLHPSLLSLRYLMDANLPDELHPWVCRLMERSGFADQKLHTFDRRVFPFLPRYDVQTAALIIVTMKLVFGLDDHSEWDLSNEAGEQDDTGNLFSLRRWFRVVQAALIRAQQRRDHEVARKQWAAQKPLYSNSKKKSVVLKRKRVADQVQICFEKLSSCPAGVERVDPSSFRFRWGDEDSADGPGLTQKKLDGVLTLKDGVPTPSNSTYWHQALRASQMSSRLYSEVEADLPRTFVWLLQLFCFLLDVKPAYLYEEVLQVETRVIDGGSHGRRKRRTETRPRTRTRTRARRGREAGEPR, from the exons ATGGATGAAGAACACACG gcCGGGTACAGGGAGCCCTGTGCAGTGTGTTCGGCGGTGGATTGGGGAGTTTCAGATGAAGGTCGATTCTACTGCAGATCCTGTCACAACGTCATCgag agaaccagagaggtGGTGGACCCGAACTTCACGCCCGGCTCCGCCAGGGTCTCCACCATCGGCAAAGGAACCAGAACCAAGAGAGCCG AGCGCGGCCGTCAGTGGGTGATCTGTGAGGGGTTCCAGTTCATCCTCAGGAACCAGTGCGACGCTCTGGTCAGACTGGGAGTCAGTCCCAGGTTTAAG GATGAGGTGTTGTGTCAGCTGTGGAGGATTTACCTGCAGAAGAGTCGTCAGGCGTTCACCAGCAACCCGATGAGGACGACCAGGTTCAGAGTG CGAGGTCCTGACTCGGACTCGGACAGTGCAGCCGACGCGTCCGTCCTGACGGCCAGTGAGACGGACGGAGACACGAACCCTCCGAGCACCGCCGGCTCCAACGCAG GGAGCTCCAGTGATTGGTCGCAGTGTTCCGGCTCTTTGGACGCCGCCAGCTACCTGACGGGTCGGCTGAGGAGGAGCCGGCACAGTCTGATGAGCATGAAGAAGACTTTGGCTCTGCTCCACCTCGCTCTGGTCTGGACCCGAGAGCCGCTGACGCTCAGCGACCTGCTcag GTTGGTGAACGACGGTCACGTCCCGTACGTCAACGCCTACGAGGAACTCCCTGATGAGATGAAGCTGGAAGGCAAAGACGCTCTCATCTTCAGAGTGGAG AGCGTCCCTCCCCACCGGGTGGTGCATAGAGATGCTCGGGCTCTCATTCTGTTCCTGCAGCTTCCTGCTTTTCCTCCAATCAGCCGTCAGAGTCTGCTGCACCCGTCTCTGCTCAGCCTGCGCTACCTGATGGACGCTAACCTGCCCG ACGAGCTCCACCCGTGGGTCTGCAGGCTGATGGAGCGCTCTGGTTTTGCCGATCAGAAGCTCCACACGTTTGACCGCCGGGTTTTTCCGTTCCTGCCGCGGTACGACGTTCAGACCGCCGCCCTCATCATCGTCACCATGAAGCTCGTCTTCGGCCTGGACGACCACAGCGAATG gGATTTATCCAACGAGGCAGGTGAGCAGGACGACACAG GAAACCTGTTCAGCCTGAGGAGGTGGTTCAGAGTCGTGCAGGCCGCTCTGATCAGAGCTCAGCAGAGGAGAGACCACGAGGTGGCCCG GAAACAGTGGGCGGCTCAGAAACCTCTTTACTCCAACAGCAAGAAGAAGAGCGTCGTCCTCAAGAGAAAAC gAGTAGCAGATCAGGTGCAGATCTGTTTTGAGAAGCTTTCCTCTTGTCCGGCGGGCGTGGAGCGAGTCGACCCGTCCAGCTTCCGGTTCCGTTGGGGGGACGAGGACTCGGCCGATGGACCCGGTCTGACCCAGAAGAAGCTGGACGGAGTTCTGACCCTGAAGGACGGCGTCCCGACTCCCTCCAACTCCACCTACTGGCACCAAGCCCTCCGAGCCTCGCA GATGAGCTCCCGGCTCTACTCGGAGGTGGAGGCGGATCTGCCCCGGACCTTCGTCTGGCTgctgcagctcttctgcttCCTGCTGGACGTGAAGCCGGCGTACCTGTACGAGGAGGTGCTGCAGGTGGAGACACGGGTCATCGATGGCGGCAGCCacgggaggaggaagaggaggaccgaGACCCGgcccaggaccaggaccaggaccagagcTCGGAGAGGACGCGAAGCTGGAGAAccaagatga